From one Lolium rigidum isolate FL_2022 chromosome 4, APGP_CSIRO_Lrig_0.1, whole genome shotgun sequence genomic stretch:
- the LOC124646864 gene encoding cell wall / vacuolar inhibitor of fructosidase 2-like, translating into MAARLLIPILLVLLVVSHVALASIVEETCAKVENISLRKELEAVCVTTLRAAPGSATADTHGLAVIATNLTLVNYTAAVATIKDLQRHGGWTVGQQAALATCRERYTEGLNAMHRAIQALATMQKQAYEDNMIAAVRASTDCAAASVAADKEESPLRKVNADAEHLTVVAMVIFFLLYV; encoded by the coding sequence ATGGCAGCGAGGCTTCTCATCCCCATCCTCCTAGTGCTCCTTGTCGTCTCCCACGTGGCGCTCGCCTCCATCGTGGAGGAGACGTGCGCGAAGGTGGAAAACATATCGCTCCGCAAGGAACTGGAGGCCGTCTGCGTGACCACGCTCCGGGCGGCGCCGGGGAGCGCCACCGCCGACACGCACGGGCTGGCCGTGATCGCCACGAACCTGACGCTGGTCAACtacacggcggcggtggccacgaTCAAGGACCTACAACGGCACGGCGGCTGGACGGTCGGCCAGCAGGCTGCGCTGGCCACGTGCCGTGAGCGGTACACCGAGGGGCTCAATGCGATGCATAGAGCCATCCAAGCACTGGCCACGATGCAGAAGCAGGCATACGAGGACAACATGATCGCAGCCGTGAGGGCCTCCACCGACTGCGCCGCCGCGTCCGTGGCCGCGGATAAGGAGGAGTCGCCTCTGCGCAAGGTGAACGCCGACGCCGAGCACCTAACCGTCGTGGCCATGGTGATCTTTTTCTTGTTGTACGTGTAG
- the LOC124646865 gene encoding osmotin-like protein, which produces MATMAERLALAFLLAAAAALAASAVDTKLTLQNLCPFPVTPLVTPNGNFSSISDNTVELDPNGGLVSFPFPDTFWAGSVVARTFCRTPTSCDTGSSPPRTVVQLAVHSTEDLATYSVSLEDGFNLATVVTPLFSAGGQCPALGCPLNLTNGCPMDQVKIDDCGVMVACKGDPGYFKRRCPLTRVNGTDREPLPQSCIAPRELKVVFCQKELAHLTMVGAASAQTELTHLTMVGAASAQTEHL; this is translated from the coding sequence ATGGCTACCATGGCCGAGCGCCTCGCCCTCGCCTTTCTGCTTGCGGCCGCCGCCGCTCTGGCGGCATCGGCGGTGGACACCAAGCTGACCCTGCAGAACCTCTGCCCGTTCCCCGTGACCCCGCTGGTCACCCCCAACGGGAACTTCTCCTCCATCTCCGACAACACCGTCGAGCTCGACCCCAACGGGGGGCTGGTCTCCTTCCCCTTCCCGGACACCTTCTGGGCTGGCAGCGTGGTGGCGCGCACCTTCTGCAGGACGCCGACCAGCTGCGACACGGGCTCGTCGCCGCCGAGGACGGTGGTCCAGCTGGCCGTGCACTCCACCGAGGACCTGGCGACGTACAGCGTGAGCCTCGAGGACGGCTTCAACCTGGCGACGGTGGTCACACCCCTGTTCAGCGCCGGCGGGCAGTGCCCGGCGCTGGGCTGCCCTCTGAACCTCACCAACGGGTGCCCCATGGATCAGGTCAAAATCGACGACTGCGGCGTCATGGTGGCGTGCAAGGGGGACCCCGGGTACTTCAAGCGGCGGTGCCCGCTGACGCGGGTGAACGGTACCGACCGTGAGCCACTGCCACAGAGCTGCATCGCGCCCCGCGAGCTCAAGGTCGTCTTCTGCCAGAAGGAGCTCGCCCATCTGACCATGGTCGGTGCCGCCTCCGCCCAGACGGAGCTCACCCATCTGACCATGGTCGGTGCCGCCTCCGCCCAGACAGAGCACCTGTAA